In one Aquila chrysaetos chrysaetos chromosome 24, bAquChr1.4, whole genome shotgun sequence genomic region, the following are encoded:
- the C8G gene encoding complement component C8 gamma chain, producing MVALGTLLLLGLLLTAPPGLGQGPARRRRPPPPQSPLEKVAAQEELGLPQLAGRWFLVGMASCCSYLAEHSHRLEATAVTVTVPDGQSLAISTFRKLDGMCWEIKQRYLPAQAHGRFLLKGRGYGSKVDMVVGETDHSSYAILYYQKGRSISVKLYGRTSRVSDAIVDKFEQRVRAVGLSEDMTYYFPTYGFCDSADEFHVLDETKP from the exons ATGGTGGCCCTGGGCACCCTCCTGCTCCTCGGCCTGCTCCTGACGGccccgccggggctggggcaggggccggcgcggcggcggcggccgccccctccccagaGCCCCTTGGAGAAGGTGGCGGCTCAGGAGGAGCTCGGCCTCCCCCAG CTCGCAGGGAGGTGGTTCCTGGTTGGCATGGCCTCCTGCTGCAGCTAcctggcagagcacagccaCCGGCTAGAGGCCACAGCGGTGACGGTGACCGTCCCGGACGGGCAGAGCCTTGCCATCAGCACCTTCAGGAAGCT GGACGGGATGTGCTGGGAAATCAAGCAGCGCTACCTCCCTGCCCAGGCCCACGGACGCTTCCTCCTGAAGG GCCGTGGCTATGGCAGCAAGGTGGACATGGTGGTGGGCGAGACCGACCACAGCAGCTACGCCATCCTCTATTATCAGAAGGGCCGGAGCATCTCCGTCAAGCTCTATG GACGGACCAGTCGAGTCAGCGACGCCATTGTCGACAAGTTTGAGCAACGTGTCAGGGCTGTGGGTCTGAGCGAAGACATGACCTACTACTTCCCCACATATG